A genomic stretch from Oreochromis niloticus isolate F11D_XX linkage group LG11, O_niloticus_UMD_NMBU, whole genome shotgun sequence includes:
- the alg2 gene encoding alpha-1,3/1,6-mannosyltransferase ALG2, with product MARVVFLHPDLGIGGAERLVVDAAVALKSQGCSVQIWTAHYDPTHCFSETLDAELPVVCVGDWLPTSVFGYLHALCAYLRMIYVALYLVFLSGVEYDVIFCDQVSVCIPVLRLARSRKKVLFYCHFPDQLLTQRKSALKKLYRTPIDWLEERTTGMADMILVNSQFTAGIFRETFRSLSGVQTDVLYPSLNTRIFDEATTGAQSLEGLLPEGTTCLFLSLNRYERKKNLGLALAALATLRSSLPPGQRAGIHLVVAGGYDDRVTENVQHYTELKELAAQLHLEDCVTFLRSPSDSLKVALLRGSTAVLYTPSREHFGIVPVEAMYCCCPVIAVNSGGPLESVADGETGFLCEPTAEAFSKAMERLVREPHLRRDMGQAGRRRVEDKFSLQAFSDQLYGYIVRLSQ from the exons ATGGCACGGGTAGTTTTCCTCCATCCTGACCTTGGTATTGGGGGAGCAGAGCGGCTGGTGGTCGATGCCGCCGTTGCTCTGAAGTCTCAGGGATGTAGCGTTCAGATCTGGACGGCCCATTATGACCCAACACATTGCTTCTCTGAGACCCTCGATGCGGAGCTTCCTGTG GTGTGTGTGGGTGACTGGTTACCCACCAGTGTGTTTGGCTACCTGCATGCCCTGTGTGCCTACCTGAGGATGATCTATGTGGCCCTCTACCTGGTCTTCCTTAGCGGCGTGGAATATGACGTCATCTTCTGTGATCAG GTGTCGGTGTGTATCCCAGTGTTACGACTGGCTCGCAGCAGGAAGAAGGTTCTGTTCTACTGTCACTTCCCAGACCAGCTGCTGACTCAGAGGAAGTCGGCCCTGAAGAAGCTTTACCGTACTCCCATCGACTGGCTGGAGGAACGAACCACAGGCATGGCTGATATG ATTCTGGTAAACAGCCAGTTCACCGCAGGCATCTTCAGGGAGACTTTCCGCAGTCTGAGCGGAGTCCAGACAGATGTCCTCTATCCCTCCCTTAACACGCGTATCTTTGACGAGGCAACCACTGGAGCTCAGAGCCTGGAAGGACTGCTCCCCGAAGGAACTAcctgtctgtttctctctctgaacCGATACGAAAGGAAGAAGAATTTAGGCCTGGCTCTGGCAGCTTTGGCAACCCTGAGGAGCAGCCTTCCTCCTGGCCAGAGAGCAGGCATTCACCTGGTGGTGGCAGGAGGCTATGACGATCGCGTCACTGAGAATGTTCAGCACTACACTGAACTGAAAGAGCTAGCAGCACAGCTTCACTTGGAGGACTGTGTTACTTTCCTCCGCTCCCCCTCAGATTCGCTGAAGGTGGCGCTGCTGCGGGGCAGCACCGCCGTCCTCTACACCCCTAGCAGAGAGCATTTTGGGATAGTTCCTGTGGAGGCCATGTACTGTTGCTGCCCCGTTATCGCTGTGAACTCTGGGGGGCCCCTGGAAAGCGTGGCAGACGGGGAGACGGGCTTCCTGTGCGAGCCCACGGCCGAGGCCTTCTCTAAGGCCATGGAGAGGCTCGTCAGGGAGCCACACCTCCGCAGGGACATGGGACAAGCTGGGAGGAGGAGGGTAGAAGATAAGTTTTCTCTTCAAGCCTTCTCAGACCAGCTGTATGGATACATTGTCAGGCTGAGCCAGTGA